The Myxococcaceae bacterium JPH2 nucleotide sequence GACCGCACGCTGGAGAAGGTCAGCGGCGTGAAGGGCGGCGGCATCCAGCAGCTCCTCTACGACGCCACCGTCACGCCCTCGATGCTCTTCGTCCGGGTGAACAGCAAGGTGTACGTGCTGCGCGGCTACTGAGCCGTCCTCGTCGCGCCGGGCCCCGCGGCGGACGCTCGCTCGGGCGCCCGCCGCGCCAGGTCCTCGCCATCCCGCGCCCCCCAGGGCAGGGAAATGTTCGCGGCCGGGGCCGGGTTGTCCCGAGCCTCCCGAGCCGGCTGTCCGGACAGCGACCGTGCCTCGCTTTCCCGACTTCAACCCACCCCGGTCGGATCTCTAGACTCGGCCCCTGTTCACCTCGTGCGCCGGAGGACACGACACCGCATGCGCCTGAGACTCATCCGCCGCCGCACCCCCGCCTCGTCCCTCCTCTCCCGGAAGGACGCGTCCGCCCCCGCGACAGCAGGCACTCGAGGCCGCAACGAGGTCGTGGCGCGCAACGGAGTGGATCCGCTGCGCCCGGACCGGCTGCGCTGGCGCGACCACTTCGCGCTCACCGAGCACGTGCTCCACCTGCGAGGCATCCACCCCGCGCATCACGGGCTGCGCATCGCCCAGCTCTCGGACGTGCACGTGGGGCAGGCCACCTCCGAGCTGCGGATCCGCCGCGCCGTGGCCGCCGTCAACGCCGAGGCCCCGGACCTCGTCTTCCTCACGGGCGACTACGTCACGCACAGCCCCAAGCCGCTGCCGCGCGTGCGCGAGCTGCTCGCGGGACTCGCGGGCCCGGTCTTCGTCGTGATGGGCAACCACGACCACTGGGTCAACGCGCCCTATCTGCGCGAGGGCTTCGAGCAGCTGGGTTACACGGTGCTCCAGAACGAGCACCGCGTGGTGAGCGTGCGCGGCGCGCCCGTCACCGTGCTGGGCGTGGATGATGGCCTCACGGGCAACGACGACGTGGCGAGCACCTTCCGAGGCGCGCCCGCCTCGGGCACGCGACTGGTGCTGGCCCACACGCCGCCCACCGTGGAGAAGCTCCCCGCGGGCGAGGGCCTGGTGCAGTTCTCCGGACACACGCACGGCGGCCAGTTCATCGTGCGCGGCCTCACCGAGGCGCTGTTCCGCCGCGCGGGCCAGCCGTACATCCGCGGCCACTACAGCGTGAACGGCAATCACCTCTACGTGAACCAGGGCCTGGGCTTCGGCTTCGGCGGCCCGTACCTGCGCCGAGGCAGCACGCCCGAGGTCGCCTTCTTCACGCTGCACGCCGCCTCGATGGCCGCGACCGGGTGAGCGCGGCGGCTCAGTGCCGCAAGCCCATGCGAGGGCCGCCCAGTCCGTCCTCGCGCCGACGACGCGACAGGCTGTACGGCCCGGGGCCGAAGTAGACGATGAGCAGCGCGCCGCCCGCCATGGACAGGTTCTTCATGAAGTGGATGAGGTTGTCCTGCGCCTGCACCGCGTCGCCCATGAGCCAGAACTTGTGGACCATGAAGGCCGACGCGATGAGGAACACGGCCAGCACCGCGGCGCCCAGCCTCGCGAAGAAGCCCAGCAGCACGCACAGCCCGCCCAGCACCAGCGCCGCGCCCGAGGCCAACACCGCGTTGCGTGGATTCGGGATGCCCGAGCTCTGGGCATAGGCAGTCATCGCATCCAGCTGGATGAAGTGGCTCAGGCCGCTGGTGATGAAGATGGCCGAAAACAGCAGCCGGCCAATCGGTGCGAGCAGGCCCATGACGTCCTCCGTGAGACTCCCGCCGCCCGCCCTCCTCGCGCGCATGGGCGGTCCTCTTGTCCAAGATGGACCGCGAGGCGCGAGGCGGCAGGCACCGCCTGGGCGGCCGGTCGCCCTCCAGACACTCCCGCGTCCTTCACGTTCCCCGGTGGACCCCCGCCCGGCCTGCGACAACACGCCACAGCGGAGCGAGCAGGCTCGTCGCTATCCTGCCGCTCGTCGTGAAAGCCTCCTCCTTCATCGCAATGCTGAGCGGCGCGCTGGTGCTCGCGCCCATGTCCTCCGCGCGGGCCTGCGCTACATGCGCGTGTGGCGACCCCACGCTCACCTCCATGGGGGACGAGCAGCCCTTCCAGGGACGCCTGCGCCTGTCCACCACGATGCGCGCGTGGGGCCACACCATGGGCCGTGACGGCGAGGACGCGCTGCGCCTGCGCGAGCTGCGCATGGACGTGGCCGTGGCCTACGCGCCTCGCTCCTGGTTGGTGTTGGCCGCCAACCTCCCCCTCCAGCTCCGCGAGACGCGCGACGTGAGCCTCACCCGCGAGCGCGGCTGGGGCGTGGGCGAGGTGGACGTCAGCGCCAAGGCCTTCGTGTGGAAGGACAAGGAGTTCTCGCCCGACCAGCTCGTCAGCGTGGTGGCGGGCGTGAAGCTGCCCACCGCGCCCGTGCTGCACGCGCGCGACGGCTCGGTGCTGGGCTTGGATGCGCAGCCGGGCAGCGGCTCGGTGGACCCCATGGCCGGCCTGTCGTGGCAGGGCTTCCGAGGCACCTGGTCCTTCGCCGCCACCGCCATGGGCTTCCTCCCCACGCGCGGGCGCGAGGGCTTCCGGGCGGGCGCCTCGCTGCGCACCGCGCTGGCCGCGCAGTACCAGCCCGGCACGCGCTGGGCCGTGCGCCTGGGCGTGGACAGTCGCCTCGAAGCCGCCAATGACACGCATGGCGTGCGCGAGGAGAACGGCGGGGGCTTCATCGCCTACGCCTCGCCGGATCTCCTCTTCAGCCCGACGATGGACGTCACGCTCCAGGCGGGCGTGCGCGTTCCCTTCCTCAACCAGCTGCGCGGCCGGGTGGCGACCACGCCCATCGCGCAGCTCTCCCTCGCCTACGACTTGTGAGGTCCCTTCCCGTGAAGCCCTTGGCCGCCCTCACGCTCCTGTGCCTCGCCAGTTGTGGTGAGCGTGAGGACGGACTCCAGCTCACCGTGGGCCTGTCGCTCTCGCCGCGACAGACGCGCGCGCAGGAGCCCGGCACCGCGCGCGAGTTCAGGCGCGCCAACGGTGAGCGGGTGGTGCTCACGCGCGGACTCGTCACCGTGGGCAGCGTGGAGCTGAAGCCCTGCGCGGAGGGCGCGGCGTGGCGCCTCCTGCGCGCGCTGTCGCCCATCGGCACCGCGGAGGCGCACAGCGTCGAGAGCCCCAAGCGACTGGGCGCGCCCCATGTCATCGACCTCGCGCGGCCCGATGGACAGGTGCTGGAGCTGGGCACGCTGCGTCCGCCGCCCGGCCGCTACTGCCGCGCGCGCGTGGGCTTCGAGCCCGCGGATGACGACGCGGAGGGCCTGCCCGCGGCCTCGGTAGACCTGGAGATGGCGGGGCGCAGCCTGTGGCTCGAGGGCACGGTGAGCCCGGCCGGCGGAGGCGAGCCTCGGCCCTTCCTCCTCGTGTCGTCCAACGTGGCCACGGTGGAGGTCGCGCTGGATGGACTGACGCTGTCGGCCGAGAGCCCTCGGGCCGAGCGCGTCCTCACCCTCGCGTATGACACGTGGCTGGACGGCGTGGACCTGGGCGCGGCGAACGCGGCGACGGAGGCCCTGGACAGCGTGGCCCGCTCCGTGGCCATGTCCCCTCCAGTGCCATGACGACGTCCGCCATTCCCACGCGAACCCCCGAGACAGGCGACCCCAGCGCCCGCGCGCGCCTGAACCTCAAGTGGCTGCTGCGGCTGCGGTGGGGCGTGCTGATGGGACAGGCGCTCGTCATCGCCGTGGCGGCGTATGGCCTGGAGCTGGCGCTGCCCGTGTCCGCGCTCGCGGCGCTCCTGCTCGCCGAGACGGTGACGAACGCGGCGGTGCGCGCCTGGCTCACGCGCGCGCCCCGAGTGGCCGAGAGCGTCATCGCCGGACTGATGCTCTGGGACACGCTGGTGCTCACCGGACTGCTCGCGCTGAGCGGTGGCACGCACAACCCCTTCACCACGCTCTATCTGGTGAACGTGGCGCTGGGCACGGTGCTGCTGCCGGCGCGATGGACGTGGGGACTGCTCGCCTTCACGTTGGGCGCCTTCGGCTCACTGTTCGTGCTCCAGGACGTGGACCTGATTCCGGGGTTGGTGCGGCCGGACCACGCGGAGCTGATGCGGCTGCACCTCAACGGCATGTGGGTCGCCTTCGCCGTGGCCGCGGGCTTCATCGTCTACTTCGTCCAGCGCGTCACCCGTGCGCTGGGCGAGCGCGAGCAGGAGCTGGCGCTGGCACGCGCGCAACACTCACGACGGGAGAAGGTCGCGTCACTGGCCACGCTGGCGGCGGGCGCGGCGCACGAGCTGTCCACCCCGCTGTCCACCATCGCGGTGGTGGCCAAGGAAGTGGAGCGCGCGCTGTCCACGGCGGGCGCGTCGGACTCGGTGCGCGACGACCTGCGCCTCATCCGTCAACAGGTGGACCGGTGCCGGGACGTGCTGGTGCAGATGTCCGCGGACGCGGGACAGACGATGGGCGAGGCCTTCCTCGCCGTGCCGCTCGGCGCGCTGGTGGAGCGCACGCTGGCGGAGCTGCCCACCCCCGAGCGCGTCCAAGTGGACCTGCCTCCGGAGATGGCCGCGTCGCGCGTGCATGGCCCACCGCGAGCGCTCTCCCGCGTGCTGCGCGGGCTGGTGAAGAACGCGCTCCAGGCCTCGCCGCGCGACGCCTCCGTGGAGCTGTGCGTGCGCGCCGAAGCGAGCGGAGCGCGGGTGGAGGTGCGCGACACGGGCGCGGGCATGCCGGCGGAAATCCTCGCGCGCGCGGGCGAGCCCTTCTTCACCACCAAGGCCCCCGGTGAGGGCATGGGCCTGGGCCTCTTCCTGGCCCGCTCGCTGGCGGAGCAACTGGGCGGCTCGCTGGAGCTGCGCTCCACACCAGGCGAAGGCACGGTGGCGCGGCTCCACCTGCCCCTGCTCGCGCCCGGCACCTCGACCGAGCCTGGCGCGGAGGCCGCGGCATGAGCACGACAGGCACCGAGCACCACCCCAGCGTGCTCCTGGTGGACGATGACGCCACCCTGCGCGAGCGCCTGGGCCGGGCCTTCCGCGAGCGGGGCTGGGAGGTCACCACCGCGGGCGACTACGAGGGGGCACTCGTCGCCGCGCGCCGCGAGTCCCCCGAGTACGCGGTGGTGGACCTGCGCATGCCAGGGCACAGCGGGCTGGAGCTGGTGAGGGACCTGCTCGCGGTGGACGCCGCCACGCGCATCGTGGTGCTGACCGGCTACGGGAGCATCGCCACCACCGTGGACGCCATCCGCCTGGGCGCGGTGAACTACCTGCCCAAGCCCGCGGACGTGGACGACATCCTCGCCGCCTTCGCGCGCGCCACGCACGAGCCCGCCGTGGCCGCGCCCGAGACGCTCCAGGCCCCGTCCCTGGCCCGCGCGGAGTGGGAGCACATCCACCGCGTGCTGGCGGACTCGGCGGGCAACATCTCCGAGGCGGCGCGCAAGCTCGGCATCCACCGCCGCTCGCTCCAGCGCAAGCTCCAGAAGTACCCGCCGTCGCGCTGAGCGCCTCCGCTCAGAAGGCCGCGCAGGCGCAGCCCCACGCGCCCCAGAAGTCCCACGGCGCGCGGGCGTGCACGTGCCCCGGAGTCCCATGCGAGGCGCACGCGCGAGGCGGCGCCAGCACACTCCGCGCGGCGGCCGCCTCGCCCGACAACCCACCCCCGAAGCGCGTCACCGGAGACCAGTCCGGCATGGGCGGAGGCAGCGGAGGCGCCAGGGGACCGAACTCGCCGGTGCCATGCACCACCTTGCCGCCCACCACCGTGAGCACGCTGGTGATGTCCGCGATGTCCGTCTCGGGCACCTGGAAGTAGTCCGCGGACAAGAGCGCGAAGTCCGCGTACTGGCCCGCGCGCAGCACGCCCTTCACGTCCTCCTCCTGGGAGAACCACGCGCTGCCTTGCGTCCACAAGCGCAGCGCCTCCTCGCGCTCCAGGAGGTTGTCCTCGCCATACATGGCCAGCCCGCCCAGCGTGCGGCCCGTGACGAGCCACGACAGCGCGACCCACGGGTTGTAGCTGGCCACGCGCGTGGCATCCGTGCCGGCGCCCACGGGCACGCCCGCCGCCAGCATCTTCCGCACGGGCGGCGTGCGCCCAAGCGCCTCGCGTCCGTAGCGCGCCAGGAAGTACTCGCCCTGGAACGCCATGCGGTGCTGGATGGCGAGGCCTCCGCGCAGCGCGCGCACGCGCTCGATGTTCCGCTCCGAGATGGTCTCCGCGTGGTCGAGGAACCAGTGCAGCCCCTCGAACGGCACGTCGCGGTTCACCCGCTCGTAGACGTCCAGCACGCGGCTGATGCTCTCGTCGTAGGTGGCGTGCAGGCGGAACGGCCAGCGCCGCTCGGCGAGCAGGCGCACCACCTGCTCCAGCGAGCCCTCCATGTCCCCCGGCAGCTCGGGGCGCGGCTCACGGAAGTCCTCGAAGTCCGCCGCCGAGAACACCAGCATCTCGCCCGCGCCGTTGTGGCGCAGCATGGCGTCTCCCTGACGCGGCGAGAGCTGCCGCGACCACCGGTCGAAGTCCGCCAGCTCCTCACCCTTGCGTTGGGTGAACAGGTTGTAGGCGACGCGCACCGTCATCTCATCCGCCGCGTGCAGCGCCTGGATGACCTCGTAGTCGTCCGGGTAGTTCTGGAAGCCGCCGCCCGCGTCGATGGCCGAGGTGATGCCCAGCCGGTTCAGCTCGCGCATGAACTGGCGCGTGGAGTTGAGCTGGTACTCGCGAGGCAGCCGAGGCGCCTTCGCCAGCGTCGCGTAGAGAATGAGCGCGTTGGGCTGGGCCAGCAGCAGCCCGGTGGGATTGCCAGCCGCGTCCCGCTCGATGCGTCCACCCGGCGGCTCGGGGGTGTCCTTGCCGTAGCCCACCGCGCGCAACGCCGCCTGGTTCAACAGCGCCCGGTCGTAGAGGTGCAGGAGGAACACGGGCGTCTCGGGCGCCACCGCGTTGAGTTCCTGCAGCGTCGGCAGGCGCTTCTCCACGAACTGGTGCTCCGTGAAGCCGCCCACCACGCGCACCCACTGCGGCGCGGGCGTGCGGGCCACCTGGAGGCGCAACAACTCCATGGCATCCGCCAGCGAACGCACGCCCTCCCAGCGCAGCTCCAGGTTGTAGTGCAGACCTCCCCGGATGAGGTGGAGATGGCTGTCATTGAGCCCCGGGATGAGCCGCCGTCCCTTCGCGTCGACGACCCGAGTCCCCGCCGTCGCATGCCGGAGGACCTCCGCGTCGCTGCCCACCGCCAGCACCTTCCCCTGAGAAACCGCCAGGGCCGTGGCCTCGGGCTGGCTTGGGTCCAGGGTGGTGACTCGCGCATTGCGCACCATCAGGTCGGTCATCGGGACTGCCTCGTCGCGCTTCGGCCTGGCGAGGAGCGACAGGCCGCGCGGCGATGTTCCATCACGCGCGGCGGTGACACCAGCCGCGCGTGGTCATCCGCCACGAACAGCCAGGGCAGCCGGCCCTGCGCCAGCCCGAACGTCTCAGCAGGTCTCGCCGGCCGTGTACACGCGGTACTGGGTGGTGCGGCCCCACGAGGAAGAGAACCCGCCGCAACGACAAGCCCGCCACCCCACCCGCGTGGTGAGGGTCGCCTCGCTGTAGGAGTCCATGCGGAAGCTGTCCTCCGTGCCGCAGTACGGCAGGCGGATCGCGGCGAACGCCCATGCCTTCATCTGCATGTATTTCTCCTGGGATGGTGTGGGTGAGGCGCTCAAACCCCATCTCGCGGTCGCCGCCCCGCTGAATCCCAGATGTCTGGGATTCTTTCAGGCCGCGGAGGCGTGGGGGACGATGACCACCTTGCCGGAAGTCCGCCGCTCGGCCATCGCGCGGTGGGCCTCGGCGGCCTCCTCCAAACCAAACGTCCGCCCCAGGAGGATCTCCAACCGGCCCGAGGTCACCCAATCCATGGCATCACGCAGCGCGGCCGCCTGGACCTCGGGAGGCAACCCCACGGTGGCGAAGCCCACCAGCGATTGGTTCTGGAAGATGAACCCCGCCAGCTGCTCCTCCGTCATCCGCGCGCCCCGCATGCTGTCCACGCCAAAGGTGACCAGCCGCCCCCGAGGCGCCAGGGCTCGCAGGCTGAGCGTGAAGACCTCTCCGCCACCCCGCTCGAAGACAATGTCCGCGCCGCGCCCGCCCGTCGCCTCCCGGATGCGCTCGGGCCAATCCGTGGCGGAGGTGTCCACCGTCACGTCCGCGCCGAGCCGCCGCGCCACCTCGCGCTTCTCCGCCGTGCTCGCGCCCGCGATGACGCGCCCCGCGCCCATCCGCTGGGCGAACTGCACCAGGAAGGACCCGACCCCGCCCGCCGCCGAGGGGATGAACACGGACTCGCCCTTCTGCAGTCGCGCCGCGTCGCGCAGCGCCATGAGCGCGGTGGGCGCCTGGCTCAGCAGCGCCGTGGCCTGAGCGAAGGACAGCGACTCGGGGATGGGGACGAGCTGGGCCGCGGGCACGCGCGCGTACTCCGCGAACGCGCCTTGCGTGGGGAGCATCGCCGCCACCCGCGCGCCCTTCGACACCTGCGACACGCCCTGCCCCACCGCGCTCACGATGCCCGCCGCCTCGAAGCCCGGCACATACGGCAGCGCGGGGCCCGGCAACTGTCCGGCGCGCAAGAGCAGCTCCGCGTAGTTGAGGCCGGCCGCGCGCACCTCCACCAACACCTCCCCTTCTCCCGGGACGGGTGTGGCGACCTCTTCGACGCGAAGCTCCTCGGGTCCGCCCAACCGCCGCAACTGGACTGCCTTCATGGTGCTGTCTCCCGCGTGGAATGTCCTGACGCGGGCGGAAGGTAATCGTCGGCTTCAGGACGAACACCGCCACATCATCCGGATTCATGGTTCAATCGTCCTGAACCCGGAGCCTCGTGGATGGATGTCCTCGCCGATGCGCTGCGCCACATCCGCTTGCGCAGCAAGCTCAATGGTCGCCTCGAAGGCTTCGCGCCGTGGGGCATGCGCGTGCTCGCGCGCGACGTGCCGACCTTCTATGTGATGACCCAAGGAAGCTGCCTCCTGGAGGCCGAGGGCACCCGGCTGCAGCTGGGGCCCGGGGACTTCGTCTTCATCCTCGGCGGCGTCTCGTACGTGCTGAGGGACAGCCCGAAGACGCGTCCCCTCCCCGCCGAGGTCGTCTATGCCTACCTGGGCGGGCGCTGCGGCGGCACCGTCCGCGCGGGGGGCTC carries:
- a CDS encoding metallophosphoesterase: MRLRLIRRRTPASSLLSRKDASAPATAGTRGRNEVVARNGVDPLRPDRLRWRDHFALTEHVLHLRGIHPAHHGLRIAQLSDVHVGQATSELRIRRAVAAVNAEAPDLVFLTGDYVTHSPKPLPRVRELLAGLAGPVFVVMGNHDHWVNAPYLREGFEQLGYTVLQNEHRVVSVRGAPVTVLGVDDGLTGNDDVASTFRGAPASGTRLVLAHTPPTVEKLPAGEGLVQFSGHTHGGQFIVRGLTEALFRRAGQPYIRGHYSVNGNHLYVNQGLGFGFGGPYLRRGSTPEVAFFTLHAASMAATG
- a CDS encoding transporter; the protein is MGDEQPFQGRLRLSTTMRAWGHTMGRDGEDALRLRELRMDVAVAYAPRSWLVLAANLPLQLRETRDVSLTRERGWGVGEVDVSAKAFVWKDKEFSPDQLVSVVAGVKLPTAPVLHARDGSVLGLDAQPGSGSVDPMAGLSWQGFRGTWSFAATAMGFLPTRGREGFRAGASLRTALAAQYQPGTRWAVRLGVDSRLEAANDTHGVREENGGGFIAYASPDLLFSPTMDVTLQAGVRVPFLNQLRGRVATTPIAQLSLAYDL
- a CDS encoding NADPH:quinone oxidoreductase family protein, with protein sequence MKAVQLRRLGGPEELRVEEVATPVPGEGEVLVEVRAAGLNYAELLLRAGQLPGPALPYVPGFEAAGIVSAVGQGVSQVSKGARVAAMLPTQGAFAEYARVPAAQLVPIPESLSFAQATALLSQAPTALMALRDAARLQKGESVFIPSAAGGVGSFLVQFAQRMGAGRVIAGASTAEKREVARRLGADVTVDTSATDWPERIREATGGRGADIVFERGGGEVFTLSLRALAPRGRLVTFGVDSMRGARMTEEQLAGFIFQNQSLVGFATVGLPPEVQAAALRDAMDWVTSGRLEILLGRTFGLEEAAEAHRAMAERRTSGKVVIVPHASAA
- a CDS encoding amidohydrolase — its product is MTDLMVRNARVTTLDPSQPEATALAVSQGKVLAVGSDAEVLRHATAGTRVVDAKGRRLIPGLNDSHLHLIRGGLHYNLELRWEGVRSLADAMELLRLQVARTPAPQWVRVVGGFTEHQFVEKRLPTLQELNAVAPETPVFLLHLYDRALLNQAALRAVGYGKDTPEPPGGRIERDAAGNPTGLLLAQPNALILYATLAKAPRLPREYQLNSTRQFMRELNRLGITSAIDAGGGFQNYPDDYEVIQALHAADEMTVRVAYNLFTQRKGEELADFDRWSRQLSPRQGDAMLRHNGAGEMLVFSAADFEDFREPRPELPGDMEGSLEQVVRLLAERRWPFRLHATYDESISRVLDVYERVNRDVPFEGLHWFLDHAETISERNIERVRALRGGLAIQHRMAFQGEYFLARYGREALGRTPPVRKMLAAGVPVGAGTDATRVASYNPWVALSWLVTGRTLGGLAMYGEDNLLEREEALRLWTQGSAWFSQEEDVKGVLRAGQYADFALLSADYFQVPETDIADITSVLTVVGGKVVHGTGEFGPLAPPLPPPMPDWSPVTRFGGGLSGEAAAARSVLAPPRACASHGTPGHVHARAPWDFWGAWGCACAAF
- a CDS encoding HAMP domain-containing histidine kinase; its protein translation is MTTSAIPTRTPETGDPSARARLNLKWLLRLRWGVLMGQALVIAVAAYGLELALPVSALAALLLAETVTNAAVRAWLTRAPRVAESVIAGLMLWDTLVLTGLLALSGGTHNPFTTLYLVNVALGTVLLPARWTWGLLAFTLGAFGSLFVLQDVDLIPGLVRPDHAELMRLHLNGMWVAFAVAAGFIVYFVQRVTRALGEREQELALARAQHSRREKVASLATLAAGAAHELSTPLSTIAVVAKEVERALSTAGASDSVRDDLRLIRQQVDRCRDVLVQMSADAGQTMGEAFLAVPLGALVERTLAELPTPERVQVDLPPEMAASRVHGPPRALSRVLRGLVKNALQASPRDASVELCVRAEASGARVEVRDTGAGMPAEILARAGEPFFTTKAPGEGMGLGLFLARSLAEQLGGSLELRSTPGEGTVARLHLPLLAPGTSTEPGAEAAA
- a CDS encoding response regulator — protein: MSTTGTEHHPSVLLVDDDATLRERLGRAFRERGWEVTTAGDYEGALVAARRESPEYAVVDLRMPGHSGLELVRDLLAVDAATRIVVLTGYGSIATTVDAIRLGAVNYLPKPADVDDILAAFARATHEPAVAAPETLQAPSLARAEWEHIHRVLADSAGNISEAARKLGIHRRSLQRKLQKYPPSR
- a CDS encoding DoxX family protein, with translation MGLLAPIGRLLFSAIFITSGLSHFIQLDAMTAYAQSSGIPNPRNAVLASGAALVLGGLCVLLGFFARLGAAVLAVFLIASAFMVHKFWLMGDAVQAQDNLIHFMKNLSMAGGALLIVYFGPGPYSLSRRRREDGLGGPRMGLRH